From Leptotrichia wadei, one genomic window encodes:
- the csm3 gene encoding type III-A CRISPR-associated RAMP protein Csm3, which produces MSEYKLMGIYKISGQIKLETGLHIGGDEGVIEIGGNDNPIVRDIATENPYIPGSSLKGKMRYLLEWYTGKVTSDGKVYDGKNLSKDSEGDTLLNVFGGTAGGNGRKGPTRITVKDIFLSEDSEKEVKKMKERTGTDTELKIENSINRLDSSANPRNLERVPRNLIFDMEINFKVLNIDKKDEIEKIIKDGLKLVEIEGLGGAVSRGSGQIKFENLKIKNLFDEQQKEENLNLNDIKLGD; this is translated from the coding sequence ATGTCAGAATATAAATTAATGGGAATATATAAAATAAGTGGACAAATAAAATTAGAAACAGGATTACATATCGGTGGAGATGAAGGTGTTATAGAAATTGGAGGAAATGATAATCCTATTGTAAGAGATATAGCAACAGAAAATCCTTATATACCAGGAAGTAGTTTAAAAGGGAAAATGAGATATTTATTGGAATGGTATACTGGAAAAGTGACTAGCGATGGAAAGGTATATGATGGAAAAAATTTATCAAAAGATAGTGAAGGTGATACACTTTTAAATGTATTTGGTGGAACGGCAGGTGGAAATGGTAGAAAAGGTCCTACAAGAATAACAGTAAAAGATATATTTTTGAGTGAGGATTCAGAAAAAGAAGTAAAGAAAATGAAAGAGAGAACGGGAACGGATACAGAATTAAAAATAGAGAATAGTATAAATAGACTTGATTCAAGTGCTAATCCAAGAAATTTAGAGAGAGTCCCAAGAAATCTAATTTTTGATATGGAAATTAATTTTAAAGTTTTAAATATAGATAAAAAAGATGAAATAGAAAAAATAATAAAAGATGGATTAAAATTAGTTGAAATAGAAGGGCTTGGAGGAGCAGTTTCAAGAGGAAGTGGACAAATAAAATTTGAAAATTTAAAAATAAAAAATTTATTTGATGAACAACAAAAAGAAGAAAATTTAAATTTAAATGATATAAAATTAGGAGATTAG
- the cas10 gene encoding type III-A CRISPR-associated protein Cas10/Csm1 translates to MFKLENMEQVVSLAGLLHDFGKFTNRSSSYVKNIKNKEYRTFKHPVLSKEFICFLEENRIIESSELLENLKDLVLKHHESKEFNEVKLSVKDIEDKKLQRIGNIVARADNYSAFERREESIEKDQREDTHWRRKPLNPIFETISLKNDENKNDSSYFAYKLNSLSYESIFCQRLATGIDANNFRGNNEEELYKHICNFFDEIKNINSSNYDVFFSQLYLLMEKYMWCIASDTQTKISDISLFDHLKSTSALALASYKYHKENNILENGNQPRKEIKQFTVLVGDVSGIQNFIYDGIKSEGAAKTLRGKSFFVKMISDAIALHLIKEFELNLTNIILTAGGKFYILLQNTDDSTKKVEEIKEKLNDYLYKEFFGQLFVNIVTIESNGNEIARNFTKILEKGNRKLNWQKDKRFFNQIKENPIFDVRYRSDGTTALDRLNEKFKEMGGKIPKAKFIGIRYNHKADNKKTFEVIENMSIQFFKSKKDIDISGKNEKIDLVISLNNIEIVENYPTILRFISNYAPLEENKNSLKSFEDISSTAMGNKKIAVYKADVDNLGMIFSIGLKKKKNLSDEELEKLEETDEKKDYRSISRISTLSRNMEYFFSYWMNSIFEKGKVEIYLGNKIKKEIDLSEIYVLYSGGDDLVIIGPWDKIIFVSYFIKNNFEKFVTENEEITLSGGIAISHPKLKIINGINEAGELEEKSKEIDKDKNALTLFDKSFKWDEFEKIFEFAERLQKIYGNKEEGEMITQTFLYRCLNYTEMAEKLYKSLSGIDKNSKAGKNIDFNLLTYISKFEYDYGRNILPKLKELESEIEKNRKKLEK, encoded by the coding sequence ATGTTTAAGTTAGAAAATATGGAACAAGTTGTTTCCTTGGCTGGACTGTTACATGATTTTGGAAAGTTTACAAATAGATCATCAAGTTATGTAAAAAATATAAAAAATAAAGAATATAGAACATTTAAGCATCCTGTGTTGTCAAAAGAATTTATATGTTTTTTAGAAGAAAATAGAATAATAGAAAGTTCTGAATTGTTAGAAAATTTGAAGGACCTTGTTTTAAAACATCACGAAAGCAAAGAATTTAATGAAGTTAAGCTTTCAGTTAAGGATATTGAAGATAAAAAATTACAAAGAATTGGAAATATAGTAGCAAGAGCAGATAATTATTCTGCTTTTGAAAGAAGAGAAGAGTCCATTGAAAAAGATCAAAGAGAGGACACTCATTGGAGAAGAAAACCTTTAAATCCAATATTTGAAACAATTTCTTTAAAAAATGATGAAAACAAAAATGATTCATCATATTTTGCATATAAATTAAATTCCCTTAGTTATGAATCTATTTTTTGTCAACGACTTGCAACAGGAATAGATGCGAATAATTTTAGAGGAAATAATGAAGAAGAATTGTATAAACATATATGTAATTTTTTTGATGAAATAAAAAATATAAATAGTAGTAACTATGATGTATTTTTTTCACAATTATATTTATTAATGGAAAAATATATGTGGTGTATAGCATCGGACACACAAACAAAAATATCGGATATCTCGTTGTTTGATCATTTAAAAAGCACTTCAGCATTAGCATTGGCTTCTTATAAATATCATAAAGAAAATAACATATTAGAAAATGGGAATCAGCCTAGAAAAGAAATTAAGCAATTTACAGTTTTAGTTGGAGATGTTAGTGGGATTCAGAATTTTATTTATGATGGTATAAAATCAGAAGGTGCTGCTAAAACATTGAGAGGAAAATCTTTTTTTGTAAAAATGATAAGCGATGCCATAGCATTACATTTAATAAAAGAATTTGAGTTAAATTTAACAAATATTATTTTAACTGCTGGTGGAAAGTTTTATATTTTACTTCAAAATACGGACGATTCGACGAAAAAAGTAGAGGAAATAAAAGAAAAATTGAATGATTATTTGTATAAAGAATTTTTTGGGCAGCTTTTTGTAAATATTGTAACTATTGAATCAAATGGTAATGAAATAGCTAGAAATTTTACTAAAATTCTTGAAAAGGGAAATAGAAAATTAAATTGGCAAAAAGATAAAAGATTCTTTAATCAAATAAAAGAAAATCCAATTTTTGATGTAAGATATAGAAGCGATGGAACAACTGCTCTAGATAGATTAAATGAAAAATTTAAGGAAATGGGAGGGAAAATTCCAAAAGCTAAATTTATAGGTATAAGATACAATCATAAAGCAGATAATAAAAAAACTTTTGAAGTGATTGAAAATATGTCTATTCAGTTTTTTAAATCAAAGAAAGATATTGATATTTCAGGAAAAAACGAGAAAATAGATTTAGTAATATCTCTCAATAATATTGAAATAGTTGAAAATTATCCCACAATATTAAGATTTATTAGTAACTATGCTCCTTTAGAAGAAAATAAAAATTCATTGAAAAGTTTTGAAGATATTTCTAGTACAGCAATGGGAAATAAAAAAATAGCAGTTTATAAAGCAGATGTAGACAATTTAGGAATGATATTCAGTATAGGACTTAAGAAAAAAAAGAATCTTTCGGATGAAGAATTGGAGAAATTAGAAGAAACTGATGAAAAAAAAGATTATCGTTCTATCTCAAGAATTTCTACTTTAAGCAGAAATATGGAATACTTTTTTTCGTATTGGATGAATTCAATTTTTGAAAAAGGAAAAGTAGAAATCTATTTAGGCAACAAGATTAAGAAAGAAATAGACTTGAGTGAAATATATGTTCTTTATTCTGGAGGAGATGATTTAGTCATAATAGGTCCTTGGGATAAAATTATCTTTGTATCATATTTTATAAAAAATAATTTTGAAAAGTTTGTGACAGAAAACGAAGAAATAACTCTATCTGGTGGAATAGCTATTTCACACCCAAAATTAAAAATAATAAATGGAATTAATGAAGCTGGAGAACTTGAAGAAAAATCTAAAGAAATTGACAAAGATAAAAATGCTCTTACTTTATTTGATAAATCATTTAAATGGGATGAATTTGAAAAAATATTTGAGTTTGCTGAAAGACTACAAAAAATATATGGAAATAAAGAAGAAGGAGAAATGATTACACAAACATTTTTATATAGGTGTTTAAATTATACAGAAATGGCCGAAAAGTTATATAAATCTTTGTCAGGAATTGATAAAAATAGTAAAGCTGGGAAAAATATAGATTTTAATTTATTAACATATATTTCAAAATTTGAATATGACTATGGTAGAAATATATTGCCAAAATTGAAGGAACTTGAATCTGAGATTGAAAAAAATAGAAAAAAACTTGAAAAGTAA
- the csx20 gene encoding CRISPR-associated protein Csx20, translating into MKNKKALLVFSHQLTENQEKELVEEYGVKEIEHLPEELQNMWSNVSIKKDYKENLKKIKEFVKENFDKGDIILIQGNWGYTYNLVKWSIEKELIPVYSYTERNVEEIKEGETVKKISYFKHVKFIKYE; encoded by the coding sequence ATGAAAAATAAAAAAGCATTATTAGTATTTTCGCATCAATTAACAGAAAATCAAGAAAAAGAACTAGTTGAAGAATATGGAGTAAAAGAGATTGAGCATTTGCCAGAAGAACTACAAAATATGTGGTCAAATGTTTCAATAAAAAAAGATTATAAAGAAAATTTAAAAAAAATAAAAGAATTTGTTAAAGAAAATTTTGACAAAGGAGATATAATTTTAATACAAGGCAATTGGGGATATACTTACAATCTTGTGAAATGGTCAATAGAAAAAGAATTAATTCCTGTATACAGTTACACTGAAAGAAATGTTGAAGAAATAAAAGAGGGGGAAACTGTAAAAAAAATTAGTTATTTCAAACACGTAAAATTTATTAAATATGAATAA
- the csm4 gene encoding type III-A CRISPR-associated RAMP protein Csm4: MGYSTWKIKLKPKSSFITPIQSDTLFGSMIWALKMIEGEKFIENIIEETKNYNPPFIFSNPIINGNYPIFGELSEEFLNEIDNTKLKKFDRKRIEFYKAMKKKKYISRSVFEELLNGKKLEQIYLEVLEGKRDFSTLEKRKNPRNSRINENFLEEMLNGTTDENKKINKENKFFKIEGRIRNQINRLGIISEEENDIRLFEQNEIRFFEETEIEIFVKIRDNFNMKKFEQGLKYISFNGYGKSASTGKGQFEIIKMEPEKVFSERKAKNSFVVLSNYIPNKKDNIEVINSKLLTKKPKAYMTENPFKDYFICYTEGSYFKGNPDSVKGRVLKNLKKDDEKSIQCLIPFIVGVDD; encoded by the coding sequence ATGGGTTATAGTACTTGGAAAATAAAATTAAAACCAAAAAGTTCATTTATAACACCTATTCAGTCGGATACTTTATTTGGATCAATGATCTGGGCCTTGAAAATGATAGAAGGAGAAAAATTTATTGAAAATATTATAGAAGAAACAAAAAATTATAATCCACCTTTTATTTTTTCGAATCCTATAATTAATGGAAATTATCCTATTTTTGGAGAATTGAGTGAAGAATTTTTAAATGAAATAGATAATACTAAATTAAAAAAATTTGATAGAAAAAGAATAGAATTTTATAAAGCTATGAAAAAGAAAAAATATATTAGCAGAAGTGTATTTGAAGAACTTTTAAATGGTAAAAAATTAGAACAAATATATTTGGAGGTTTTAGAAGGAAAAAGGGATTTTTCTACATTAGAAAAAAGAAAAAATCCTCGTAATTCAAGAATTAATGAAAATTTTTTGGAAGAAATGTTAAATGGAACAACAGATGAAAATAAGAAAATAAATAAAGAAAATAAATTTTTTAAGATAGAAGGAAGAATACGAAATCAAATAAACAGACTTGGAATTATTAGTGAAGAAGAAAATGATATAAGATTATTTGAACAAAATGAAATTAGATTTTTTGAAGAAACAGAAATAGAAATTTTTGTAAAAATAAGAGATAATTTTAATATGAAAAAATTTGAACAAGGATTAAAATATATATCTTTTAATGGATATGGAAAAAGTGCGAGTACAGGTAAAGGACAATTTGAAATCATTAAAATGGAACCAGAAAAAGTATTTAGTGAAAGAAAAGCTAAGAATAGTTTTGTAGTTCTTTCTAACTATATTCCAAATAAAAAGGATAATATAGAAGTTATAAATTCTAAACTTCTTACTAAAAAACCTAAAGCATATATGACAGAAAATCCTTTTAAAGATTATTTTATTTGCTATACAGAGGGTTCTTATTTTAAAGGGAATCCTGATTCAGTTAAAGGGAGAGTATTGAAAAATCTGAAAAAAGATGATGAGAAAAGTATTCAGTGTCTTATTCCTTTTATTGTGGGAGTTGATGACTAA
- the cas6 gene encoding CRISPR system precrRNA processing endoribonuclease RAMP protein Cas6, with amino-acid sequence MNSFLVALSPVKNTIITEADYSIKIHEAFNKIFPKMGINDFRVSSFFGYFFENVFIVDKEKNYKIMITIKKTEYFSSVIQKLFRKALNKEIIFIGENEFKIKGIISNDKIWTGYYNLEEILKKDFDELTSNLKIKIVTPVIEEKSNKFIFEFDKIFCEILKNFSEYCNENFNWINNRKNFLVKKEKYYIKEIKRNKKIKNSYLGEIEIKIIEEQYKNLIYAIFIFAKFYGIGKFSNYGFGQIIIKL; translated from the coding sequence ATGAATAGTTTTTTAGTTGCATTATCCCCTGTTAAAAATACTATTATTACAGAAGCTGATTACAGCATAAAAATACATGAAGCTTTTAATAAAATATTTCCTAAAATGGGTATAAATGATTTTAGAGTATCATCTTTTTTTGGATATTTTTTTGAAAATGTTTTTATAGTTGATAAAGAAAAAAACTATAAAATAATGATAACAATAAAAAAAACAGAATATTTTTCTTCGGTCATTCAAAAATTATTTAGAAAAGCTTTAAATAAAGAAATTATTTTTATTGGTGAAAATGAGTTTAAAATAAAGGGCATAATTTCAAATGATAAAATTTGGACTGGATACTATAATTTAGAAGAAATATTGAAAAAGGATTTTGATGAACTGACAAGTAACTTGAAAATAAAAATTGTGACACCTGTAATTGAGGAAAAAAGTAATAAATTTATATTTGAATTTGATAAAATCTTTTGTGAAATTTTAAAAAATTTTTCTGAATACTGCAACGAGAATTTTAATTGGATAAATAATAGAAAAAATTTTCTTGTTAAAAAAGAGAAATATTATATAAAAGAAATAAAAAGAAATAAAAAAATTAAAAATTCTTATTTAGGAGAGATTGAAATTAAAATAATAGAAGAACAATATAAAAATTTAATTTATGCGATATTTATATTTGCTAAATTTTATGGAATAGGGAAATTTTCTAATTACGGATTTGGACAAATAATTATAAAACTTTGA
- the csm2 gene encoding type III-A CRISPR-associated protein Csm2, producing the protein MGNSKIFFSDFKKENNSERRGSNSRNRNGKNIQNNNWNSPKFKVTEIMKEILEKGYRDKSKNVLRKELVSIEAKNIAENMKITNSQLRAFFNELKKLKQKYIDENEKNVDKLHIELLILKSKLEYKKGGKKITNEFSEFMEKNIDIVIKENTIQSYKDFLVFFETVLGYMYGLGGVNNR; encoded by the coding sequence ATGGGAAATAGTAAAATATTTTTTAGTGATTTTAAGAAAGAAAATAATTCAGAAAGAAGAGGTAGTAATAGTCGAAATCGGAATGGTAAAAATATACAAAATAATAATTGGAATAGTCCAAAATTTAAAGTGACAGAAATAATGAAAGAAATATTAGAAAAAGGTTATCGAGACAAATCAAAAAATGTATTAAGAAAAGAGCTTGTATCGATAGAAGCTAAAAATATAGCAGAAAATATGAAAATAACAAATAGTCAGTTAAGAGCATTTTTTAATGAATTAAAAAAATTAAAGCAAAAATATATAGATGAAAATGAGAAAAATGTAGATAAATTACATATAGAGTTATTGATATTAAAATCAAAATTAGAGTATAAAAAAGGTGGAAAGAAAATAACAAATGAATTTTCTGAATTTATGGAAAAAAATATTGACATTGTCATTAAAGAAAATACAATACAAAGTTATAAAGATTTTTTAGTATTTTTTGAAACAGTATTAGGATATATGTATGGACTTGGTGGGGTAAATAATAGATAG
- the csm5 gene encoding type III-A CRISPR-associated RAMP protein Csm5 — protein MNVAKKYNVKLIPLTDIYIGSGKDIEAYEYTVKDKYMYRIDMSEVFDKMNDSEKENFYKILQENNFFNIRSWIYNNYKEKWGYIYKEKVSSDFEKYYKEKLDDKSQENSQLSISEFIGYNNKKYIPGSSIKGALRTAFIYSDFLENEKKYEIKSSYEIKNGKRVYNRKEIDKEAKIMESEVLLAEKEDRYGNKKGEKLGLEPKKDPFKTVKIFDTEEIELEKFSVNVLQIKEGNLFCEVLNGTYNEIKKTKKVNFEKGINFNIILTEYSLKDNSMMDYKKNLGIKKLLDSLDDKMENILNFEIEKEREKDSYNLRNFYEFLKKIFNSFKNKNISLVRIGKYTGFNDKTINLLTTNPSENSRTILDENNYPMGWVLIKVEEVDI, from the coding sequence ATGAATGTAGCAAAAAAATACAATGTGAAATTAATTCCATTGACAGATATTTATATTGGAAGTGGAAAAGATATAGAGGCATATGAATATACAGTTAAAGATAAATATATGTATAGAATTGATATGTCAGAAGTTTTTGATAAGATGAATGATTCTGAAAAAGAAAATTTTTATAAAATACTTCAAGAAAATAATTTTTTTAATATAAGAAGTTGGATATATAATAATTATAAGGAAAAATGGGGATATATTTATAAAGAAAAAGTATCTTCTGATTTTGAAAAGTATTATAAAGAGAAGTTAGATGATAAAAGTCAAGAAAATAGTCAGCTAAGTATTTCTGAATTTATCGGATATAATAATAAAAAATATATTCCAGGAAGTTCAATAAAAGGAGCGTTAAGAACAGCTTTTATATACAGTGATTTTTTAGAAAATGAGAAAAAATATGAAATAAAAAGTAGCTATGAAATAAAAAATGGGAAAAGAGTTTATAATCGAAAAGAGATTGATAAAGAAGCTAAGATAATGGAATCAGAGGTTTTATTGGCTGAAAAAGAAGACAGATATGGAAATAAAAAAGGAGAAAAACTAGGCTTAGAGCCTAAAAAAGATCCTTTCAAAACAGTTAAAATTTTTGATACAGAAGAAATTGAGTTGGAAAAATTTTCTGTAAATGTTCTTCAAATAAAAGAAGGAAATTTATTTTGTGAAGTTTTAAATGGAACATACAATGAAATAAAAAAAACTAAAAAAGTGAATTTTGAAAAAGGAATAAACTTTAATATTATTTTAACAGAGTATTCTTTAAAAGATAATTCGATGATGGATTACAAAAAAAATTTAGGGATAAAAAAATTGTTGGATTCTTTAGATGATAAAATGGAAAATATATTAAACTTTGAAATTGAAAAAGAAAGGGAAAAAGACAGCTACAATCTAAGAAATTTTTATGAATTTTTAAAAAAAATATTTAATAGTTTCAAGAATAAGAATATAAGTTTAGTTAGAATAGGGAAATATACAGGATTTAATGATAAAACTATAAACTTGCTAACAACAAATCCCAGTGAAAATTCAAGAACAATTTTAGATGAAAATAATTATCCTATGGGATGGGTCTTAATAAAAGTAGAAGAGGTAGATATTTAA
- a CDS encoding CRISPR-associated endonuclease Cas6, producing MKYSILKFKRNEKHSMRDLEKLRGFLADKYKENVLFHNHLSDGYNYSYPKLQYKLIMNTLSVMGIGEEVIEINKKLFEEVDYLNIDGNFIFDIQKELEICDEEIKYTGDKMYEYRFVTPYLPLNEKNYAKYLKREYTLEQAITNNILEVLKGLGIWLDRENKIYVSQNLEITSRDLKNVNMIAFIGSFSVNLKFPDYFSIGKRKSIGFGTFIKS from the coding sequence GTGAAATACTCAATATTAAAATTCAAAAGAAACGAAAAACACTCAATGAGAGATCTAGAAAAATTAAGAGGCTTTTTGGCAGATAAATATAAAGAAAATGTATTATTTCATAATCATTTATCAGATGGATATAATTATTCATATCCTAAGTTACAGTATAAATTGATTATGAATACACTTTCTGTGATGGGAATTGGTGAAGAGGTTATTGAAATAAATAAAAAACTTTTTGAGGAAGTTGATTATTTAAATATTGATGGAAATTTTATTTTTGATATTCAGAAAGAGCTGGAAATATGCGATGAAGAGATAAAATATACAGGTGATAAAATGTACGAGTATAGATTTGTGACGCCTTATTTGCCATTAAATGAAAAAAATTATGCAAAATACTTGAAAAGAGAATATACATTGGAACAAGCTATTACGAATAATATATTAGAAGTTTTAAAAGGATTGGGAATTTGGCTTGACAGAGAAAATAAAATTTATGTATCTCAAAATTTGGAAATAACATCAAGAGATTTAAAAAATGTAAATATGATAGCATTTATAGGAAGTTTCTCTGTAAATTTGAAATTTCCAGATTATTTCTCAATTGGGAAAAGGAAAAGTATTGGATTTGGAACTTTTATAAAATCATGA
- the csx2 gene encoding TIGR02221 family CRISPR-associated protein produces the protein MEKGKSRRVFLSFLGLGNPEIGYRESSYIDKDKNKISKNVKYVQNAVVEIEENNFDEKYIFCTEEVLKKRFNELEKEKNYKYKSIEIVKGKDEEEIWAIFQKIYDVLEENDEVTFDVTHSYRFLPMLGLLLLQHAKFLKNIKVKKLCYGAFEMKYMAKDDNDNEIEVSPIMDFTSFSKLQDWSLSGYSFVKTGMAEHFSALAKKEFKSKSKDVDMDKLNFGNVSKKLEDIALDIYTNRGINIVEGKKIKNIRKEMEKMKKDLYPPFTLVIDKIEKDIHNFKIKNVNNVFYAVEWCIEKKLFQQGITMLQEGLITFLLDKVNIDYTNKNKRKEFSNFIGLENIKEYSGDIKKMQNIVKKLNERKIDFQKLKSLYGNIKNIRNDINHGGFNLKDNKENGEPRSKIDSLTFRNTLEKNFKKIKEIVFDAE, from the coding sequence ATGGAAAAAGGAAAATCGAGAAGAGTATTTTTAAGTTTTTTAGGGTTAGGAAATCCTGAAATAGGTTATAGAGAGAGCAGTTATATTGATAAAGACAAAAATAAAATTAGTAAAAATGTGAAATATGTACAAAATGCAGTAGTTGAAATTGAGGAAAATAATTTTGATGAAAAATATATTTTTTGCACAGAGGAAGTTTTAAAAAAAAGATTTAATGAATTAGAAAAAGAAAAAAATTATAAATACAAAAGTATTGAAATTGTAAAAGGAAAAGATGAGGAAGAAATATGGGCTATTTTTCAGAAAATTTATGATGTTTTAGAAGAAAACGATGAAGTGACTTTTGATGTAACACATAGTTATAGATTTTTACCTATGCTGGGACTTTTACTTTTACAACATGCAAAATTTTTAAAAAATATAAAAGTGAAAAAACTATGTTATGGTGCTTTTGAAATGAAATATATGGCAAAAGATGATAATGATAACGAAATAGAAGTAAGTCCAATTATGGATTTTACTAGCTTTTCAAAATTACAAGATTGGTCTTTGTCAGGATATTCTTTTGTAAAAACTGGAATGGCAGAACATTTTTCAGCTTTAGCAAAGAAAGAATTCAAATCTAAATCAAAAGATGTAGATATGGATAAACTTAATTTTGGAAATGTTTCAAAAAAATTAGAAGACATAGCATTAGATATATATACAAATAGGGGAATTAACATAGTAGAAGGTAAGAAAATAAAAAATATTAGAAAAGAAATGGAAAAAATGAAGAAAGATTTGTATCCTCCATTTACTTTAGTTATTGATAAGATAGAAAAAGATATTCATAATTTTAAAATTAAAAATGTAAATAATGTTTTTTATGCTGTAGAATGGTGTATTGAAAAAAAACTATTTCAACAGGGAATTACGATGTTACAGGAAGGATTAATAACATTCTTATTAGATAAAGTGAATATTGATTACACAAATAAAAATAAAAGGAAAGAATTTTCAAATTTTATAGGTCTTGAAAATATAAAAGAATATTCAGGAGATATTAAAAAAATGCAAAATATAGTAAAAAAACTAAATGAAAGAAAAATAGATTTTCAAAAACTAAAATCTCTTTATGGTAATATAAAAAATATTAGAAATGATATAAATCATGGTGGATTTAATCTGAAGGATAATAAAGAAAATGGAGAACCAAGATCTAAAATAGATAGTTTAACATTTAGAAATACACTAGAAAAAAATTTCAAAAAAATAAAAGAAATTGTTTTTGATGCAGAATAG
- the csx2 gene encoding TIGR02221 family CRISPR-associated protein: protein MAKILIAGIGGGKKEKGKGYNLVDYYIDNENNLYEDRTFITSVLEEHYKIDKTIYIGTVGSMWDELYLHYSTGELSLEDEDYMDELENTIINTTKDSDVSEINIEKFNKKFEGRVKAIITKFGINENEIFENFNLVMQIGEMLSDGDEVYIDITHSFRSSAMWMFLIMNYITDVLDKKINIVKITYGMFEAGRDIPRENNRPKKRAPIVDLKAFYDLMKWIKGANEFKNYGNSYGLLEIMEDKEVKNSIKDFSDGLNLNYVGTIKQNIQSLGKLCDQINMLEGPGKLIIPNVVENFLKHFKKLEKDYEILLELGNWYFNQKKYVMVAININESIRNFVIDIFGLNNCEKSIGLKIKDYFYYSQRKLNSIRHKNELEKKEHRLCRILFKSQEIRNDISHSLGKRIQVNNDIKYLKDSIEFLKTVMYDKKFINYYENKYSNRLLEK from the coding sequence ATGGCGAAGATACTGATAGCGGGAATTGGCGGAGGAAAGAAAGAAAAAGGCAAGGGGTATAATTTAGTGGATTATTATATTGATAATGAAAATAATTTATATGAAGATAGAACATTTATTACTTCGGTACTAGAGGAGCATTATAAAATAGATAAAACAATATACATTGGTACAGTTGGTTCAATGTGGGATGAACTATATTTACATTATTCAACAGGTGAATTAAGTTTAGAAGACGAAGATTACATGGATGAATTGGAAAATACAATTATAAATACAACTAAAGATTCAGATGTTTCAGAAATTAATATAGAAAAATTTAATAAAAAGTTTGAAGGGAGAGTTAAGGCAATAATAACGAAATTTGGGATTAATGAAAATGAAATTTTTGAAAATTTTAATTTAGTAATGCAAATTGGTGAAATGTTGAGTGATGGAGATGAAGTTTACATTGATATAACTCATTCATTTCGTTCAAGTGCTATGTGGATGTTTTTAATTATGAATTACATAACTGATGTTCTTGATAAAAAAATAAATATTGTAAAAATTACATATGGTATGTTTGAAGCAGGTAGAGATATTCCTAGAGAAAATAATAGACCTAAAAAAAGAGCACCTATAGTTGATTTGAAGGCTTTTTATGATTTGATGAAATGGATAAAGGGAGCAAATGAATTTAAAAATTATGGAAATAGTTATGGTTTATTAGAAATAATGGAAGATAAGGAAGTTAAGAATAGTATAAAAGATTTTTCTGATGGACTGAATTTAAATTATGTTGGAACTATAAAACAAAATATACAATCTTTAGGTAAATTATGTGATCAAATAAATATGTTAGAAGGTCCAGGGAAATTAATAATACCAAATGTAGTTGAGAATTTTTTAAAACATTTTAAAAAATTAGAAAAAGATTATGAGATACTTTTAGAACTAGGTAACTGGTATTTTAATCAAAAAAAATATGTTATGGTTGCAATTAATATAAATGAAAGTATAAGAAATTTTGTGATTGATATATTTGGATTAAATAATTGTGAAAAAAGCATAGGTTTGAAAATAAAGGATTATTTTTATTATTCTCAAAGAAAATTAAACAGTATAAGACATAAAAATGAATTAGAAAAAAAAGAACATAGACTGTGTAGAATTTTATTTAAATCTCAAGAAATAAGAAATGATATTTCACATTCTTTAGGCAAAAGAATTCAAGTAAATAATGATATAAAATATCTAAAAGATTCTATAGAATTTTTGAAAACTGTAATGTATGATAAAAAATTTATTAACTATTATGAAAATAAATATTCAAATAGACTTTTAGAAAAATAA